One genomic segment of Amycolatopsis sp. WQ 127309 includes these proteins:
- a CDS encoding DUF1707 domain-containing protein, producing the protein MSDIRLSDAERQDALDVLEEHVRTGRLDIDEYGTRSAQVAAAKRVSELIPLFDDLPSPRPSALVGGAAAPGVPVVTGESTVTRFLNASAVPIAIVVAIAVLILSRGRLLIISIALPLVIAMLAGLRRRR; encoded by the coding sequence GTGAGCGACATCCGCCTGAGCGACGCCGAGCGTCAGGACGCCCTCGACGTCCTCGAAGAACACGTCCGCACCGGACGCCTCGACATCGACGAGTACGGCACCCGCTCCGCGCAGGTCGCCGCGGCCAAGCGGGTCAGCGAGCTCATCCCGCTGTTCGACGACCTGCCCTCACCCCGGCCCAGTGCCCTGGTGGGCGGCGCCGCCGCGCCCGGCGTCCCGGTGGTGACCGGGGAAAGCACCGTGACGCGGTTCCTGAACGCGAGCGCGGTGCCGATCGCCATCGTCGTCGCGATCGCGGTGCTCATCCTCAGCCGCGGGCGGTTGCTGATCATCTCGATCGCGCTGCCACTGGTGATCGCGATGCTCGCGGGGCTCCGCCGCCGGCGCTGA
- a CDS encoding response regulator transcription factor: MIRVVVTDDHPVVRDGLRGAFTGEADIEVVGEAASGVEALALVARHHPDVVLMDLRMPELDGVGAIRRLAVSHPAVRVLVLTTYDAETDVLPAIEAGATGYLLKDAPVADLLNAVRAAARGEPVLAPSVASRVLGGFREAGPLTRRELEVLRLVAAGATNRAAARQLFVSEASVKTHLLNAYAKLGVNDRAAAVGEAYRRGLL, translated from the coding sequence GTGATCCGGGTCGTCGTCACCGACGACCACCCGGTCGTCCGCGACGGCCTCCGCGGCGCGTTCACCGGCGAGGCCGACATCGAGGTCGTCGGCGAAGCGGCGTCCGGGGTGGAGGCGCTGGCCCTCGTGGCCCGGCACCACCCCGACGTCGTGCTGATGGACCTGCGCATGCCGGAGCTGGACGGCGTCGGCGCGATCCGCCGGCTCGCCGTCTCCCATCCCGCGGTGCGCGTCCTGGTGCTGACGACGTACGACGCGGAGACGGACGTCCTCCCGGCGATCGAGGCCGGCGCGACGGGTTACCTGCTGAAGGACGCCCCGGTCGCGGACCTGCTGAACGCCGTCCGCGCGGCGGCCCGCGGGGAGCCGGTGCTGGCGCCGAGCGTCGCGAGCCGGGTGCTGGGCGGTTTTCGCGAGGCCGGGCCGCTGACCCGCCGTGAGCTGGAGGTCCTGCGCCTGGTGGCGGCCGGGGCGACGAACCGCGCGGCGGCGCGGCAGCTGTTCGTCAGCGAGGCGAGCGTGAAGACCCATCTGCTGAACGCGTACGCGAAGCTCGGGGTGAACGACCGCGCGGCGGCGGTCGGCGAGGCCTACCGCCGCGGCCTGCTCTGA
- a CDS encoding GNAT family N-acetyltransferase codes for MEPVEINAGTYYLRQLRADRHIDDRAVLMEAFADPTHRKYVLNYRLRTLDEATEYVALRAAQWAGDERCSWAIAEPTSGRLLGEVGLRELSLDAEYAEATIWIHPAERGKGIATTALNAALRFGFGGLGLTEVSYRYEESNTASAIVAERCGFTLLGPEDHPAPTGERLIRWHRTS; via the coding sequence GTGGAACCGGTGGAGATCAACGCGGGCACCTACTACCTGCGCCAGCTGCGCGCCGACCGGCACATCGACGACCGCGCGGTGCTGATGGAGGCGTTCGCCGACCCGACGCACCGCAAGTACGTCCTGAACTACCGCCTGCGCACCCTGGACGAGGCGACGGAGTACGTGGCCCTGCGAGCGGCCCAGTGGGCGGGCGACGAGCGCTGCTCGTGGGCGATCGCCGAGCCGACGTCAGGACGGCTACTGGGCGAGGTGGGCCTGCGCGAGCTGAGCCTGGACGCGGAGTACGCGGAGGCGACGATCTGGATCCACCCCGCCGAGCGCGGCAAGGGCATAGCGACAACGGCGTTGAACGCGGCCCTGCGCTTCGGTTTCGGCGGCTTGGGGCTGACGGAGGTCAGCTACCGCTACGAGGAGAGCAACACGGCGTCGGCAATAGTCGCGGAGCGCTGCGGATTCACGTTGCTGGGCCCCGAAGACCACCCGGCCCCGACAGGCGAGCGCCTGATCCGCTGGCACCGCACGTCCTAG
- a CDS encoding sensor histidine kinase, whose amino-acid sequence MGVVPGALDARGERLAGPIFTFVGLAGLVACSFWAAGRDADWGATLVVVVVTALWLPLLIPLFPRRKAHPWLAAGYYAGVLAGALVLVARNDLFTGFASFGYPLAFVLFPARWGFFAVAATAVLPMLVNGSDPRSPTWVLVASVVGPLLYAAWFVGAESEKRRKTNTRLEAALAENAGLHAQLLSRAREAGVLDERQRMAREIHDTLAQGLTGIVTQLQAADREDGPGRDRRLAQVRTLARDSLSEARRAVQALRPEPLAESRLPEALSDLAGRVAETSGVAVRTETTGDVRPLLPEVEVTLYRVAQEALANAEKHAKASRIGLTLSYSDDVVLLDVVDDGVGFSPGDRGDGTGFGLAAMRHRVQRVAGTLSVESTPGGGTAVNAQVPALPAAS is encoded by the coding sequence ATGGGCGTGGTTCCGGGCGCGCTGGACGCCCGGGGTGAGCGGCTGGCCGGGCCGATCTTCACCTTCGTCGGCCTGGCCGGCCTCGTCGCGTGCTCGTTCTGGGCGGCCGGCCGGGACGCGGACTGGGGCGCCACGCTGGTCGTCGTCGTGGTCACCGCGCTGTGGCTGCCGCTGCTGATCCCGCTGTTCCCGCGCCGGAAGGCGCACCCGTGGCTGGCCGCCGGCTACTACGCCGGTGTCCTCGCGGGCGCGCTCGTGCTGGTGGCGCGCAACGACCTGTTCACCGGGTTCGCGTCGTTCGGCTACCCGCTCGCGTTCGTGCTGTTCCCGGCCCGCTGGGGGTTCTTCGCGGTGGCGGCGACCGCCGTGCTGCCGATGCTCGTCAACGGCTCGGACCCGCGGAGCCCGACCTGGGTGCTGGTCGCCTCGGTCGTCGGGCCGCTGCTGTACGCGGCCTGGTTCGTCGGCGCGGAGAGCGAGAAGCGGCGCAAGACGAACACGCGGCTGGAAGCGGCGCTGGCGGAGAACGCGGGCCTGCACGCGCAGCTGCTGAGCCGGGCGCGCGAGGCCGGTGTGCTCGACGAGCGGCAGCGGATGGCCCGCGAAATCCACGACACGCTGGCCCAGGGCCTGACCGGGATCGTCACGCAGCTGCAGGCCGCCGACCGCGAGGACGGCCCCGGCCGCGACCGCCGGCTGGCCCAGGTGCGCACCTTGGCGCGCGACAGCCTCAGCGAAGCGCGTCGCGCGGTGCAGGCGCTGCGCCCCGAACCACTGGCCGAGTCCCGGCTGCCGGAAGCGCTTTCCGACCTGGCGGGCCGCGTCGCCGAGACGTCCGGGGTGGCCGTGCGCACCGAAACCACCGGCGACGTCCGGCCGCTGCTGCCCGAAGTGGAGGTCACGCTCTACCGCGTCGCGCAGGAAGCGCTGGCCAACGCGGAGAAGCACGCGAAGGCATCCCGGATCGGGCTGACACTGTCCTATTCGGACGACGTCGTGCTGCTGGACGTCGTCGACGACGGCGTCGGGTTCAGCCCTGGTGACCGCGGCGACGGCACCGGCTTCGGGCTGGCGGCGATGCGCCACCGCGTCCAGCGGGTGGCGGGGACGCTGTCGGTCGAGAGCACCCCGGGCGGCGGCACGGCGGTCAACGCCCAGGTCCCGGCGCTGCCGGCGGCGTCGTGA
- a CDS encoding DUF1707 domain-containing protein, translated as MTEVPSPQLRISDQNRESALTALGEHMTAGRIDIDEYGERSARITAAKTRGELTELFADLPSPHPHYDETPQAAVAAPEPDKQAVPAQQRSGSPEHWAPAQRFLAAIVPLAFIAAIALIATGTLAWPIIFVPIGLTVVGKSMWGHGWNHDQNHHDHHDHHERHLHGRERRREVRDSYRDRRRELGR; from the coding sequence GTGACCGAAGTCCCGTCTCCGCAGCTGCGGATCAGCGACCAGAACCGCGAGTCCGCGTTGACCGCGCTCGGTGAGCACATGACCGCGGGGCGGATCGACATCGACGAGTACGGCGAGCGCTCGGCCCGCATCACCGCGGCCAAGACGCGCGGCGAGCTCACCGAGCTCTTCGCGGATCTGCCCTCGCCCCACCCCCACTACGACGAAACGCCGCAGGCCGCCGTGGCCGCGCCCGAGCCGGACAAGCAGGCCGTGCCCGCGCAGCAGCGGTCCGGCTCGCCCGAGCACTGGGCGCCGGCGCAGCGGTTCCTCGCCGCGATCGTGCCGCTGGCCTTCATCGCGGCGATCGCGCTGATCGCCACCGGCACGCTGGCCTGGCCGATCATCTTCGTCCCGATCGGGCTGACCGTGGTCGGCAAGTCGATGTGGGGCCACGGCTGGAACCACGACCAGAACCACCACGACCACCACGACCACCACGAGCGGCACCTGCACGGCCGGGAACGCCGGCGCGAGGTGCGCGACTCCTACCGCGACCGCCGGCGCGAACTGGGCCGCTGA